The Candidatus Cloacimonadota bacterium sequence CAAAAGATATAGCAGCAGTTTCTGCGCGCAAAATATGGTTTCCAAGTGAAATAACTTTTGCCTTATGATTTCGAGCAATTTCAATTTCTTGCTTTTCGAATCCCCCCTCAGGTCCCACTATCAGGCAAATATTTTTTTCAGTACTTCCCAAAACTTCAGGAAGAAAATTTTTATTTTCTTCCTCCCAAGCAAGGATTGGGAAATATTTTTGTGCGATTAAAGATAACTGTTCGGGGAAAAGTAATGTCGGGTGAATTTGCGGCAGGAATACAGAATCACATTGCTTCATTGCAGAAATTGCTACTTTATCAAGACGTTTTACAAAATTTCGGGAATAATTTTTTTTTACAGTTCTCGTGGATATAAAAGGGAAAAATTCATAAATTCCTAATTCCGTGCATTTTTCAATAATCAGTTCATTGTTCTTTTTTAGTAAGGAAAATGATAGAG is a genomic window containing:
- a CDS encoding RsmE family RNA methyltransferase — translated: MPIFYAPQINKKSQKIEIIGEEFNHITNSLRKKTDESISLTNGKGLLASANIQSISKKEISLHITEITETKKSYPYISLSFSLLKKNNELIIEKCTELGIYEFFPFISTRTVKKNYSRNFVKRLDKVAISAMKQCDSVFLPQIHPTLLFPEQLSLIAQKYFPILAWEEENKNFLPEVLGSTEKNICLIVGPEGGFEKQEIEIARNHKAKVISLGNHILRAETAAISFASNVIFYQLGKNKKFY